The genomic stretch gaaatgcgaggggtgtgctcacttttgtgatacactgtatgtctgaattttggggggaatggaacggattaggacatttacatggaaaacgcaacTCTATTTACAGATTTTTCAGTTTAcggaactacttccagaaccaattaatttcataagtagaggtactacCATATATTGAACAGGGTTCTTTCCACTGGGATGGAGACGATAAAGGGTTTTCCCAATAAAATGAcctctgaaccttttcaacatcaCTGTACTTTGTTGTTGTTCTGCAATGATCTCCACTGCAAGTTAGAGCGTGTTATAATCTATAACTGCTGGTGCTCCATCAAATATGAAAGAATGATAACAATCTATAGTAATCAAGAGCACAGTATTAGCACACCTTCTGGTAGCCTCAACTAAAACTGACTGTATACACCAGTGGCTGATGATATTGGCAGGAAATAACCACACAATTGTTCATTGACATAGACTCACTTCCAGTCCATCAACAAGATATTTTGAAGGTTCACGTGAAACCACAATCAGAATTATGGTGTACAATGTGAATGGTGAACCCAAGTagatacaaataataatatacagtatcctagggttgcaactaacgattatttttattatcaatTAATCAGACGAataattaaatgattaatcggacaaatgtcacttttttcaactgccttcacaatttaacgtgaagttgttttaggcaaggTAACACATAACAATTGAAGACAAGTAGGATGACTACTTtcatcaaaaatattttattacagcttcatgACTTatttgtagtctacaactgtactgttttgagTAAATAAAAGTTGTTAAAGGTTCTgagaataaaacataaaaagtattactcagtacacaaatcagaaaaaaaagccctgttcattcaaataaaaaaaattacattttttttcttgtggccaCAGCGCTGAtagaaattgtgtcaatgactcatttattttctttaaacaaactgagcaaaaaatttcaaaaatggaggAGGCAGACTACAATGACTGTTTTCTTTATCAGATACctgcaacatgtataaagatgTGTTTCTAACATAGAATCATGTCCATAAAATGAACTAGATATACAAAAGGCACAGAAAAACGAAATGTCATATATTGTCAAATATATCGTTTTTCAGTCCAAAAATACAGTGTATGATCCTACTCACTGTATTGATTTACAACATATAACGCACATACATTCAAACTCCTTTTGCATTGAGACAACTACTTCctgtttttaacaaaaaaaatttcaaaaaaataaaaaaggtatacacacaaaatatacaaaactaTATATGCATTATCTGCACATGATGTATTGTGCAAAAATCACATCAAAATGATCGCTTCTTCCACTGATCAAGAACAGACCAGATACTGTATTTCCAAATGAGTCCCTTCTTGATGACAGAGATTGCAATAAAACTGACCTCCCACCTATTTCCGGTTTTGTGATATTGTCTTATTTAGGGTTTGTCATCGGTCGATGTCTGTGTCTGCTTTGGCAGCAACGCTGCCcagggatcttccaacatggatGGACTAAAGTACCGCTCAATCGTGTCAGACGTCTCACGCTGTAAACACAAAGGAAGAATTAGGTTGTCACATTATTTATGCAACACTAAACTAATTGGGGATCAATGTACAAGTAAATTTTCAATTGGCTATACAAGTCAGCTACGCCATTGCTTGGACTGAGAAAGTATAATAATTAATGtttaaaacaaccaaaaaaggCCATTTCTGAAGAAATTGTGTGGGGATATTTTGCTCTcccatgagtcacttcctgtagagttTTGGTCACTGACTATTAATTGTGGGTCGtttttctggtcacttcctttttaactcgttgtctgccattgacggcgttagatgtccaatccatgttGACTAGGAGGGGCGCATAAACATTCACCCCTGCCAGCTCCATTAATGGCACTGattgatgagcattcacagccagtcaccCCGAGTTTCAAAGAACTGGATGTCATATTGAAttaatttcctgttaattttaggacTCTATTAAGACTCCTTGTTGATCTCAGGACATAttccccattggaaatgaatacggcagaaaacacagacaaggttgAAAAACGCTGGAATAAATGGGGACtttttttgtccaattttggtggaaccgtacatttttgacaaaaactgTATaggcaagtttccgaggtacttccgctttacttccgcatttctgctttcaaatttttaccattgacttcaatggcaCAAGAGTGGCATCACTCACCGAAAACCGCATTCTGCCATCTCGACATGGGAAGACAGCATTAAGAAATGGCCGAGGgtgaccacaagtaaaatattatcgTATTTTATTGACTAGGGCAGTGGTAAAAACGCCATAAGGAACCTGAAAAGCTCCGATGCATTCCAGTACCTGCACCTGTATGtcgggtgctcaaaaaatactcaagctaaaatcttgcgcatgaaacaacttgttgcctttgatattgctattacgatgatgactgtaatttagtgctgcaacgattaatcgattaactcgagtattcgattagaaaaaaaagattcaaattaaatttggcttcttggagtattcgtttaattaaagtggcgttgtaatggttaattttaaaagtgtttgcgtttagttttattaatttgggtggatacactgccctctagtctgcctcattttacattgctgaatccagccgcttcctgttaagaccaacataagctattttttgtttaagctaatgatttttacaatgcattcgtaatttagtttataggtatgatAGGTAGGTTtagctttttttgtgggaatatttatctgaacaatttgttaaaaaCATcgtataaaaaaagaaaaaaattagctgacttttgctatgtaagtcagccaattgttcttttgttgtacatagatcctcatttttaaaattattttatgcCATTTGAGGCCcagatcaggtattttaattttttatggtccttatccgattactcgattattcgaactaactagttcatcgattaatcgactactaaaataatcgatgtaATCGATTAGatacaactactgtatctgctgctagcctgttgctaatcagtacgtatagatggcacaattatgtcaacgcagAAATgcgagtgttacaagttttgtgttcgtttgtttacaggtggaaaatgctgttaggcaagggaagataagttgatTTGCCTCACAGCAATACTTACTgtgcgttgatggacatatatcgagactacgtcgttctacccgggggcggccgagaggctagggctggaggcggtggctcgcctcgcggcggaccgtcagctcaatcccgagatccaactacgagctttttaactgcagcgacTTTAAGATacactattggagctggaattaccgaagaCAGCGAGAGAAAGCCCATCTGGAGGCCGTAATGCCGGGTGAAAGTTGGCGAGCCTCCGGAGCTCTGTTGTcggatatcacattctcgtatactatttttcaaataatttaataaattgtgatttattaacCTGTTTTGCAtatgcaccaattgttttaaacaaaacaacaaatggaATCCTgttgttcaaatgttttattgcgataaagatctacaataaaaaacaaataaatactatttttgtttatatgtacataccttgcagtatttccttgtaacaacaaaacccatgtcagcccttctgcatttggctaatgtaatataattttttaacaacgaagtgataagaacaatcatacaatctcatatagaccccaatcgcgtgaggtcacaactccgcccagtgactggtgccgccatattgtccgtcagctcatcgtgtttacatattaccgctacgtacatttctcctattactgcgtttttttctgcttgtctaaggaccgcctagtaaacgaacccaaaaaccttcctgacaatcgctaacattgattaatcaaaatggtgaaggcatgtgtgacggttggttgcagtaacagagaagataaacggtcattttagtagttgctgtgtgcccattgttaaaagggcaaatctcgaaagcagcacggtttgtttatctcggtccatgatgcgtttgtgtcgacagcagtcagacagcggcgaaaacatcaatatgatgccaacccgatcgcagacatcatcagacggaaggtgagcgcaacagcaGGTGTAGTgccaaaaaatagccgccctgcgtgaaatgtcccccctgacgggagcgcccacacggaaacgactttcttttaccatgaatatgtatcattttactctgcttgaactaataaacgtcatacctgtgtgattttcattgggatatggtcgtgaaaacctgtagactaatacatttctgttaaaaaatggttatgtggcccagtccacgatttgttactataatacagtactaatattttgtgtaatttaactatttaaaactgatcttacagtcgtaaatccattactgtaatgcgtccattaaaaaacatttgacGTTTTTAAGTCAATAAAgcattataaataagcgctcccgtcaggggggacatttcacgcggggcagctatttttcggcacacaccggcccgttgtcgatcaagtttcattttacaatcgtgacaacggtgacgctcagctgaccaaatgtcggtttatattcgagtcggtgccgattttggttacccgactcctcatcgtgacataaactggagtatgattggaaattttgtggtctcaggaagaGCTCTGACGCAGGACTaggaaacatcgatttgggcatcaaatatggatctggcgactggatcgcccgaagcttttccaaataatggcttttatgcaactcatccaatgagtttacagcgtctgaaagcaccgggaattccataatttgcaagtgaatccacctttagaaactacgatcattgtcaatacggacacacaatgacggacaatatggcggcacaatagaacgatcacgtgattgtgtgacgttggtgattggggtctatatgtcGTGCTGAATCGATTTTACTGAACAGAAGAGAATCTgtcttgattttgcagttttaacttcgcCAACACACAgtttacttcaaccgcaactccTGAGGTTTTTTTCGAAACCGTAAGTTCGAAGCAGAAATTTTTCAAGATGGCGCTGccaatgtttcgctcaggaaactttgaGGCATCTtgagtttgatttttttttttctgtgtaaatattagcaattcagcaaaaaaaaattgtaggaccagatacattttcaaatttgatttgtttttgtcgAAAATCCTACGTTGTAGCCGCAAACGTATACGTTCGAGGCGAAATCGAAAAGTTATTAAAGCGTACCCTCAATAATCAAAGTTTGGAAATTCACCTGCATATTTGAAGCTGATTTGAAGTTTGATGGCGAACCGAAACTGTTTCGTCCTCGTTGCTTCTCACCGAAGTTGCGGCCACCGCTGCCAAACATAGCCGGAGACCCCCCGAAACTTCGTCTTCCACCACCGGACCCACCTCCCCTTTGTCCGCGGTTAAAGCCAGGAGAAAAGGTTGGGGAATTGGGCGAGTACGAGTGGCAACCCCGGCCAGAACCACCGCGATGTACCGGGCCTCTGTAGGGCGGGCGACCCCAACCTGAAGGCGGGGAGGAAAACCTTTCGTTCCACTGAGCTCCGGACGGTGTTCTATCCATGTCGGTTCAAAACTGAAACAAAACAGTTTCTGTACGCGACAAGCACCACCCGGAACCGGAAATCGGCAGGAAACTGGGAAAACTAACGGAGCTTTTAACTGCAGCGCCACCCAGTGGTCACTTCTTCCCATCCTTTGCTTCCCTCTGATTTTTGAAGCGCTCcggtatttattttaaatagtaatactatcatttttttctgctctAAATCTGATAATACCACCAAATACATACATTCACCGGTGTTCTCTTAAATTGTCAAAACCTTTTTGCTTGTGATTCTCTGGCGTTTTGTCAAGAAAGTTGAcgttgtcagaaaaaaaaaatggaattagtTGTTGACTTGCTGTGATccccgtttttcgcggttaatggggaccagaccccgctgtgataagtgaaaaaccgcgaagaagcaccccccccccccctttttttttttttttgtttgtgttcaatttatgtattcagatttagcattaaaAAGAGAGGTGtatataagacgtttttttcacttttttttcccaaagtataaaaacatatacatacacacacacacacacacacacacatatatatagtatatatggcggaaaacatagacaagactgaaaaagcagtttctgctcttgcacccctctttaaaataaactgctgtattttaagccaaaagaactgttgtgtttgatagaacaatttgtctatatgctgccatagcagactcatggcgcattaagcctcctaactatttttaatttgttcgtttaACCCTGTAAACCACTGTTtaaagacgtcgcgcaaccgcttttgtttcaacctagccataaaaagaagggaagtaatcgtatttattatttgaaatgtctgtcatttttagctttgaattattaattgatgtctaatatttagtttaaaaaaaaaaaaaaaactttaaaaaattattcactcgcatattttaaacttttaaacaaattacgtcacaatgaaaaaattggcgtctgtaaagtcacggatatctacctcataactattgcttaattgatttttttcgtggctgtcgcattttcctgaatattttagatgataaatattcgatccaaacaaagaaaaattgaaaaataacgtttaaaagagtaaatatatgaaaatctcaaccaatccttgttgtctgtgatttctgcatcgcgacccttgaaaTATCACCATGttccacccataaaatccccccaaaatccggctgtagccattcacagctgtgtcttgacactcggtgatacatgctacatggagttttgggatcgaaacaaggtacgtacgcgataatatcttgttaaaatcgtggcgtctgtaattctgctcttgcgtgctctcgcctccagttagggctatgcggttttaaaaaaaaatgttttttttttaaaatgccctcctgttcaaaatttttcttcccctagaaaactgagattttaagctttccattcATGTATCacccatgcatatcggacaatttcaaaagttggccaaattgggggtctcagagcagaacttcaagtcacctgagtgtttatatatatatatatatatatatatatatatatatatatatatatatatatatatatatatatatatatatatatatatatatatatatatataatatattagggctgtcaaaattattgcgttaacgggcgttaattaattttttttattaatcacgttaaaatatttgacgcaaataaCGCAGATGCCACGctgagacagatttaaatgacagtacagtaaaacgctcacttgttgtgtttaatgtagttttgccgccctctgctggcgcttgggtgcgactgattttataggcttcagcacccatgagcattgagtaagtaattattgacatcaacaatggcgggctactagttaattttttgattgaaaattttacaaattttattaaaacaaaaacattaagagggcttttaatataaaatttcgataacttgtactaacatttttcttttaagaactacgagtctttctatccatggatcgctttaacagaatgttaataatgttaatgccatcttgttgatttattgttatactaaacaaatagtcctaatgtaccgtatgttgaatgtatatatccatcttgtgtctttccattccaacaataatttacagaaaaatatggcatattttatagatggtttgaattgcgattaattgcgattaattaatttttaagctgtaattaactcgtttaaaaattttaatcgtttgacagccctaatatatatatactgtgtatatatatatatatatatatatatctgtgtgTGTAAGAAGGGTATATCAAACTTGCAAATATTGTATGTTTCAATTTTGTAATcacacaagatttttttttaatattttattttcataaatcGTCCTTCAAAGGactttttgtttgtatgttgtTTCCCCTATGTCAGTTATTAACACAACACCATCTCCTTTAAGTTGAGTACACTTTATTAGTTCTCCCCTTTTATGTGTGGACGTCGATGGGGAGGTAGGTGCCATTTGGCTGCAGAGAGTTTTGTTGGAAAATGTCATTTCCAGGCATGCATTTATGTATAAATATTGCATTGcttctctttttatttattttgaataggGGCACATTGTTAAAGCCATGTTTAACGGGAGGATTGGCTTTTTCTGACTTTTATCGGATTAAAAGCAAGTCACACCGCACTCGATTCCCGTCATTTCAAACTACACATACAACGCAGAGTCGAACCCACCggtcacacatatacatattttaatacatttttttaagcacttcaaatgtaataacgatgataagttttaaatatgttactgtcccaccgaattattttaaaacaagaataaagcagaaaaatgcttggctttattaaatgcctcGTTGAGTGagcccactcaaatccgctcatttacacacaataagttgccaAGGCAACTGTTTACCAAGTTAAACgaggattgacgcatgcggcgctttgaagctcgCTTCTCTGGAAACATCTAACTAACatcaacgtctgtcaatcactgttaactttaataggcactccagtgcactcactgcctAACCAACAAAgaacagggagagggagggagagggAGACTACGCAATTGGCTCAGGAcagctttttttaaatttttttaattgaaataaaaatccgcgatggactgagggcgcgaagtttgaagcgggaAGTAGTGAGGGATTACTGTATTGTTATGGAGGGCGTGCACAAATTAGTTGTTGCTAATTGCGGATAGTCTTAAAAGTAGCTGGGATGTTCCACAAAATTCATAGTATAATGAAATACCTGATGTGCACTGAAATTAGAGCTCAGCCATTTAGATTTCAtatataacaaaattaaatgacaaaaaatataCTTACCATTAATACTAAGAGGTGGCGGAAAGGCACTGTTaccagactttaaaaaaaaaaaaaaacgactggaaacAAGACGGACGAGACGTCGAAATCATGtatgtcgggtacgtcgtaacccgaggactacctgtataaggTTAACCTAGTGGAAATGTATCTAATATGAAGAACTGGTTCGGGTTTTTTAGGGCCAGTTTCAAAGTAAAAATTCACCTACCTTAGAGGTGATTACCCTTCTTCATCGTTGCATTCGTTTGACCCacccagaagttaaaaaaaaaaaaaaaaaaactaaataaataactagAAACACAAAGGGTCTTAAATTGCCATCTTTTATTGCACTTTGTAAGCAGATGCTGTACAGCAGCTGTGTAGACAAGTTACTCATCAGTGTGACACAACAACCCAAGCAGGACTGGAGCACATCTGAATACAGTCACAATTAGTTTGGTTtatatcaaaataaaataacaaaaataaaagtccAATGATCTCATCATGATAGCTATGACAAGTATGACAAATATCTACAAAGTTACATGAAGGAAGCAAAATATTGTACCTATGAATAATTCAAACAAATTCATAATCACCTGTGTTTTCACACAGAGGACATCAATGTCTCTTCCCTAATCAACAATTTCTACATTGTATacaaaatgaacaaaacaaggGTTCTTCTCTTGCATGCAATAAGCTATTGTGATTATTCCTACACTAAGCACTGAATAATTGTCTAAAATGGGATGATGCTCCATTTTCTTTTTGGAAGAGGCATCACAGTGGGTAAACAGTCTTCTCCCTCAGTGGCTGTCATGGCAACAATAAGTCCCACAAGCAATCATCGTCATATGCtcatgcgcgcacacacacacgtagACAATCGCACACACTGATATAATAATTCATGAcacggaactgtttccaaaactTTAAACTAGACCCCTGATACAGAACAATACAGTGATACATCAAAAATATACAGAGTGATTAAAAGGAAACCATCTGTGTGCATCCCTTATGTACAAGATCAGTAGAAAATTCAAACAGAGTGGTTTCAAAACTCCTCTGAAGCGTGTTTTtctcccacacaactttttaattcACATGTGACAAGGCTTGCTGCATCAGACAAGATTCAGAATGGTATGTGCTGCCTAACACTTGCCCATTTTGGCTATTAGCTCATCGCAGATCTTGGTTAATTCCTCAATCTCTTTGTTCTGAAAAACAGTTTTATAAACCAATCATGAGAAAAAGGAATAAAAGCATCACATATTTAAATAACTCATCTGTTTAAAATCCATGGATGCATGAATGTGGGTACTACATAGAAATAAATATTCAATTCGGCATCGTTGATATTTACATTTAGCTTCATTAATGTATACATTATTCTGTTTTCCAATTATGTAGAAATGAGGGCGTTCCTATTTAGGTGCTTTGCATCCAGTTAAGTGATCAAATATGGTTCCAGGTCAGGTGAAGTGCTTAACCGACTGACCTTTTGTTCCAATGTGCGCTCCAGAGACTCCACTTTCATCTGCTCCTTTCTCAAactggcttggtgggccgcctgCTCCTGCTTGGACTTGGCCCTTACCTGAGCTATTTCTGAATTGGCCCTGGAAACACAGGAGACGCCTTTCTAGAACTTCCATAAGCCCCAGATTTGGAAGCATCTTTtcatgaactaactagttcacccACTGTTTATGATACTTTCGATCAACAGCAATTAAAAATGATTAACATGTTAACTTACTTGTCTAGCTTCTCCTCTGCGTGAATTTTCAAAGCTTGGTATCGCTGTTCCTCTTTACGGACTCTAGACAGATATTCTTgagcgcatttcttcaaaacctCTTCATTCTATACAGAgcaacatacatacataattgTTTACTAATAACAGTTTACAAGCTGCTATGTCCGttcatagactttataatgatattgacgggacacactccccagacactgcgccacgccttggagtagggggccgtcccacacgccGCTTCAGTCAGTcaaagtcggtcgcagttattctcaaacacatgcagcgatccaacgccgggtttaggttgaaaaagtatgaaagctgtaccgcatacgaacaggaaggattgtctcaggagtgatttgtttgaggattcaaggtaattattatatttttcgtaccacgcatgcattttgaaatgctgtgaaaaaaatcaatgggagaaattaaccgctacggcattcgcgtcataattcacaatatttacgtaaaattaatgctaactgcccgttttttttttttgcttttaaccaagattcgagattttgcgttcatatctataaagaattcagggatttaagcatttattcacaagaattttcaacgtaaaaaactctttgtggtgataaggcggcgctacaGTTGCTTAAAGATTAGCaggacattcgacatatttacgtaaaataaatgctgccgGGTTCttagctcttttaacaaagaatggagactgttttacgtccattaaagaattcagggatttacgcatttattcatcgtcattttcaatgaaaaagcgTGTTGATAtgtggtgataaggtggcgccacGGTGGCTTaaaaactagcagcacatttgacatatttatgtaaaataaatgctaattgcctgttgttttgcttttaacatagaatcgagacggttttacgtccatatctctaaagaatttaggtatttagggatttaagcatttattcacaagaactttcaacataaaaagctctttgtctgtgtttccactcggtcagctttggcggaaataggccccctattaattggccccgcgccccgtgtcccatctatatattataaagtctatgatCCGTCACTGACAAGGTCCATAATGGTCTAAggaaaataaaaccaaaaaaaaaaaagttaccttGCGGAAGCCCTCGAGCACATCTTTCATCTTCTCATATCGTCGGAAGAGGTCAGCCAGAGACTTTTCCACAGAGTTGAGGTCAGCCAACGCCTGGTCCTTTTCCACGATCAGCTGTTGAATGGTGTGGTGGGAAAGAGACTTCTCTTTCTGGTCATCTTCTAACATGCGCACATACATAGAAAATGTATATCATGATTTGATATCAATGGACAGTATATCTTGTGGAGAGATGTAACTGTCCAAAATGTAATGCAACACAgttggaaaatatttcatacAGACTGTTTATATACGTTATAGATTATTTGAATTTGAGAAAGACTAAATGAAAAATGAGGACGTCAATGATAGGGGAAATAATGAGTTAATTTAAGTGTAAATGTCACCATTCATAATCCATTGAACCATTAATGGTAATTTTAGCTCAAATCCGATGGTTCACACaataacatttatttgtattttgcgGGCATTCACACTGGTCCTGTTCTGCCTATCGCAGTTAACACCTATACtatagtaattcttaaaagcacTTGAGGTTAGATAATACATtgagaaagataagacacttgAACATCCGACTGTATACTAAAGTGTCTCAAAACGTTTGACCGCTGGTGTACAACATAATTTTTGTAATTGTGACTTCATCACTTAAAGACGATGCTGTTGTACCATATACtaatccttctcaaaaaattagcatattgggattattatcattactttttgttatgtactgataaacattagactatcatatattttagattcattacacacaactaaagtagttcaagccttttattgttttaatattgatgattttggcaaaaaagtcaggaaaaaacaaaaatccctatctcaaaaaatttgcatatcatgaaaaggtactctaaagtagCTACTaacttgtggagaagg from Corythoichthys intestinalis isolate RoL2023-P3 chromosome 10, ASM3026506v1, whole genome shotgun sequence encodes the following:
- the mplkip gene encoding M-phase-specific PLK1-interacting protein encodes the protein MDRTPSGAQWNERFSSPPSGWGRPPYRGPVHRGGSGRGCHSYSPNSPTFSPGFNRGQRGGGSGGGRRSFGGSPAMFGSGGRNFGEKQRGRNSFGSPSNFKSASNMQRETSDTIERYFSPSMLEDPWAALLPKQTQTSTDDKP